One stretch of Armigeres subalbatus isolate Guangzhou_Male chromosome 2, GZ_Asu_2, whole genome shotgun sequence DNA includes these proteins:
- the LOC134212687 gene encoding tubulin beta chain-like: protein MREIVHIQAGQCGNQIGAKFWEVISDEHGIDATGAYCGDSDLQLERINVYYNEATGGKYVPRAVLVDLEPGTMDSVRAGPFGQLFRPDNFVFGQSGAGNNWAKGHYTEGAELVDSVLDVVRKESEGCDCLQGFQLTHSLGGGTGSGMGTLLISKIREEYPDRIMNTFSVVPSPKVSDTVVEPYNATLSVHQLVENTDESYCIDNEALYDICFRTLKLTTPTYGDLNHLVSATMSGVTTCLRFPGQLNADLRKLAVNMVPFPRLHFFMTGFAPLTSRGSQQYRALTVPELTQQMFDAKNMMAACDPRHGRYLTVAAIFRGRMSMKEVDEQMLNIQSKNSSYFVEWIPNNVKTAVCDIPPRGLKMSSTFIGNSTAIQEIFKRIAEQFTAMFRRKAFLHWYTGEGMDEMEFTEAESNMNDLVSEYQQYQEATADEEGEFDEEEEGGEE, encoded by the exons ATGCGTGAAATCGTGCATATTCAAGCCGGCCAGTGTGGCAACCAGATCGGAGCCAAGTTCTGGGAGGTAATATCCGATGAGCATGGAATCGATGCGACGGGAGCGTACTGCGGTGATAGCGATTTGCAGCTGGAGCGGATAAATGTGTACTACAACGAGGCCACAGGCGGAAAGTACGTACCCCGAGCGGTGCTAGTTGACTTGGAACCGGGAACTATGGATTCCGTCCGAGCAGGACCCTTCGGACAGCTGTTCCGTCCGGATAATTTTGTTTTCGGGCAATCCGGTGCCGGTAACAACTGGGCTAAGGGACACTATACCGAAGGGGCCGAACTGGTTGATTCGGTGCTCGATGTGGTCCGGAAAGAATCGGAAGGTTGTGATTGTCTGCAGGGCTTCCAGCTAACACACTCGTTAGGCGGCGGAACTGGTTCAG GCATGGGTACTTTGCTTATTTCGAAGATTCGAGAAGAATATCCGGATCGTATTATGAACACATTCTCCGTCGTTCCGTCGCCAAAGGTGTCCGATACTGTGGTAGAGCCATATAACGCAACCCTAAGTGTGCACCAGCTGGTTGAGAACACAGACGAATCCTACTGTATCGATAACGAGGCTCTGTACGATATTTGCTTCCGCACATTAAAGTTGACCACCCCAACGTACGGCGATTTGAACCACCTGGTTTCGGCCACGATGTCTGGTGTGACCACGTGTTTGCGCTTCCCCGGTCAGCTGAATGCAGATCTCCGCAAATTGGCAGTCAACATGGTACCTTTCCCGCGGCTACACTTTTTTATGACTGGCTTCGCGCCCTTGACTTCCCGTGGATCGCAACAATATCGTGCCCTGACCGTTCCGGAACTAACGCAGCAAATGTTCGATGCAAAAAATATGATGGCGGCTTGTGATCCACGCCACGGACGGTACCTAACGGTGGCGGCCATCTTCCGGGGCCGAATGTCCATGAAGGAAGTCGACGAGCAGATGCTAAACATTCAAAGCAAGAATAGCAGCTACTTCGTGGAATGGATTCCGAACAATGTAAAAACAGCCGTCTGTGACATTCCGCCGCGTGGtttgaaaatgtcgtccacctTCATTGGCAACTCGACGGCGATACAGGAAATTTTCAAACGTATCGCCGAACAATTTACGGCTATGTTCCGGCGGAAGGCCTTCTTGCATTGGTACACCGGTGAAGGCATGGACGAAATGGAGTTCACCGAAGCCGAGAGCAATATGAACGACCTGGTATCGGAATACCAGCAGTACCAGGAAGCAACAGCCGACGAGGAAGGAGAATTTGACGAAGAAGAGGAAGGTGGCGAAGAATAA